In Artemia franciscana chromosome 8, ASM3288406v1, whole genome shotgun sequence, a genomic segment contains:
- the LOC136030197 gene encoding oxidoreductase HTATIP2-like — IQFKLLTMKAFIVGSTGEVGKEVLRSLAAMSIYSSITAFNRRLVEYQDEELKQRITQKVIDFDNINKDDFQGFDAGFCTLGTTRGKAGVEGFVKVDYDYVMHVARAAKDGNCQQFHFASSKGASANSMFLYTKTKGRVEEDLKILEFPRLCIYRPGLLICQREESRPLEAITRALSKFADFNYWWSIPTSMVAKAMVANSLKEGKSVELLEQSDIIKLARNSN, encoded by the coding sequence ATCCAATTCAAACTGCTCACAATGAAAGCATTTATCGTTGGAAGCACAGGTGAGGTGGGGAAAGAAGTCCTTAGGAGTCTAGCAGCTATGTCTATATATTCTTCAATTACTGCTTTTAATCGACGTCTGGTTGAATACCAGGATGAGGAATTAAAACAAAGAATCACGCAAAAAGTAATTGATTTTGACAATATAAACAAGGATGATTTTCAGGGATTTGACGCAGGATTTTGTACCCTTGGTACAACAAGAGGGAAAGCAGGGGTAGAAGGTTTTGTAAAAGTTGATTATGACTATGTTATGCATGTTGCAAGAGCAGCTAAGGACGGAAACTGTCAGCAATTCCATTTTGCTTCCTCAAAAGGAGCTAGTGCAAATAGCATGTTCCTTTATACAAAAACTAAAGGACGGGTGGAAGAAGACTTGAAGATTCTTGAATTTCCAAGATTGTGTATCTATCGACCGGGTTTGTTGATCTGCCAAAGAGAAGAATCAAGACCACTGGAGGCCATTACTCGAGCTCTGAGCAAGtttgctgattttaattattggTGGTCTATTCCGACTAGTATGGTTGCCAAAGCTATGGTGGCTAATTCTTTAAAAGAAGGAAAGAGTGTTGAACTGCTTGAACAAAGTGATATTATTAAGCTCGCACGAAATAGCAATTaa